The following nucleotide sequence is from Pseudoclavibacter endophyticus.
GCGTCGAAGACACAGGCGGCGCGGCCTGCGCACCGGCGTCGCAAACGGACGAGAGGAGCGCACGTCATGAGTACATTCGAAATGTTGAACACGCATCCGGCCGAGATCGACCTCGACCGAGATCTGCTCGCCCGCACCATCGACTCGCTGGTCGCCTGTGCCCAGGCGTGCACGGTCTGCGCCGACGCCTGCCTGAGCGAGGAGTCGGTGGCCGAACTGCGCCGGTGCATCCGCACGGACCTCGACTGCGCCGACATCTGCGCGGCAACCGCGCGCGTGCTGTCCCGGCAAACGGGCGACGCCGCTGTCCTGCGCGCCCAGCTGCAGGCGTGCGTGCAGGCCTGCAGCTCCTGCGGTGACGAATGCGAAGCGCACGCCGGCCACCACGAGCACTGCCGCATCTGCGCCGAGGCCTGTCGCGCCTGCGAGCAAGCGTGCACTGAGCTGCTCGCGGCAATCGGGTAGCCAGAGGACCCGGTACCCGCCACCAACGAGACCATGGCCGCGCAGGAACCGCATCCGCCGGTAGACTCTCGCGGGTGTCAAAGGTATTGAGTGCTCTTCCCGTCGGCGAGCGAGTCGGCATCGCGTTCTCCGGAGGTCTCGACACCTCCACAGCAGTGGCCTGGATGCGCGAGAACGGCGCGATTCCCTGCACCTACACCGCTGACATCGGTCAGTACGACGAGCCCGACATCGAGTCGGTGCCCGGCCGCGCCGGCGAGTACGGCGCCGAGCTCGCGCGACTCATCGACGCGAAGGCGGCGCTCGTCGAAGAGGGGCTCGTCGCGCTGCAGTGCGGCGCGTTCCACATCCGCTCCGGCGGCAAGACCTACTTCAACACGACGCCGCTCGGCCGGGCCGTCACGGGCACGATGCTCGTCCGGGCCATGAAGGACGACGGCGTCGACATCTGGGGCGACGGGTCGACCTACAAGGGCAACGACATCGAGCGGTTCTATCGCTACGGCCTCATGGCCAACCCCGACCTGCGCATCTACAAGCCCTGGCTCGACGCGAAGTTCGTGAGCGAGCTTGGCGGCCGACAGGAGATGAGCGAGTGGCTGGTGGCCCGCGGCTTCCCCTACCGCGACTCGGCCGAGAAGGCGTATTCGACCGACGCCAACATCTGGGGAGCGACGCACGAGGCGAAGAAGCTAGAAGACCTCGACGCCTCGGTCGAGCTCGTCACACCCATCATGGGGATCGCCGCATGGCGCGACGACGTCGAGGTGAAAACCGAAGACGTCGCGGTGCGCTTCGAGGGCGGGCGGCCCGTCGCGATCAACGGCGTCGAGTACGCGGATGCCGTCGCGCTCGTCTACGAAGCCAACGAGATCGGCGGCCGCCACGGGCTCGGCGTCTCCGACCAGCTCGAGAACCGCATCATCGAGGCGAAGTCACGGGGCATCTACGAGGCGCCGGGCATGGCGCTGCTGCACATCGCCTACGAGCGATTGCTCAACGCGATCCACAACGAGGACACGGTCGCCAACTACCACAACGAGGGTCGCCGTCTCGGCCGCCTCATGTACGAGGGGCGCTGGCTCGACCCGCAGTCGCTCATGCTGCGCGAGTCGCTGCAGCGGTGGGTCGGCTCGGCCGTCACCGGAGAGGTCACGTTGCGGCTGCGTCGCGGTGACGACTACACGATCCTCGACACGACCGGCCCCGCGCTCAGCTATGCGGCCGAGAAGCTCTCGATGGAGCGGGTCGGCAACGCCGCCTTCGGCCCGGACGACCGCATCGGCCAGCTCACGATGCGCAATCTCGACATCGCCGACTCGCGTCAGCGGCTCGAGCAGTACGCCGCGCAGGGCATCATCGGCGGGCCCACCGCCGAGCTCGTTGGTCGCCTCGAGCCGGGGCACGCGGCCCACATCCTCGGCGCCGTCGAAACCTCGAGCGCTGCCGACGAGGCCCTCGACCGGGCGACCGACGCGGTGTCCGAGGCCGCGGCGTTCGACTCGGGGACCGACTAGGGGAGCACCGGCGGGTCCGCTCGCGGACGACCGGGGCCGAAGATGCGCGAGCCCATGGCCTGGATGGAACGCCACCAGGCGGGGCTGTATCTCGCGGCGCTCGCCGCCGGCGCCGGCGTCGGGCTCACGGCGCCACAGGTGGCGCGGCCCGCCGAGGTCGCCGTCACCCCGGTGCTCGGGCTGCTGCTGTACGCCACGTTCGTCGGGGTGCCGTTCGCGAGGCTCGGCGGGGCGCTGCGCGATTGGCGCTTTCTCGCGACCACGCTGCTCGTCAACTTCGTGGCCGCGCCCGTCATCGTGTTCGCGCTCTCGCGGTTCGTCGCGCACGACCGGGCGCTGCTGATCGGCGTGCTGTTCGTGCTGCTGACCCCGTGCATCGACTACGTCATCGTCTTCTCAGGGCTCGCGGGCGGTGCGAGTGACCGGTTGCTGGCCGCCGCGCCCGTGCTGCTGCTCGGGCAGATGGCGCTGTTGCCGCTCTATCTGTGGATGTTCGCCGGGGCGGACGTCGTCGCCGGCATCGATCCCGCGCCGTTCCTCGAGGCGCTCGTGCTGCTCATCGTGCTGCCCCTGGCGGCGGCCGTCGCGACACAGCTGGTCGCGGCCCGCAGCCGACCGGGCGCACTCGTGCGAAGCGGCGCGACCGCGGCGATGGTGCCGCTCATGATGCTGACGCTCGCGGTGGTGGTCGCCTCGCAGGTCCGCGGCGTCGGCGAACGGTTCGGAGCGCTGCTCGTCGTCGTGCCGATCTTCGTCGCATTCGCGGCGATCATGGTCGTCATCGGCGCGGGAGCATCCCGATTGGCGACGCTCGACACCGCGGGTCGTCGTGCGACCGTCTTCAGCGGGGCCACGCGCAACTCGCTCGTGATCTTGCCGCTCGCGCTCGCGCTGCCGCACGAGTACGACCTGGCGCCCCTCGTCGTCGTGACGCAGACGCTCGTCGAACTCGTCATCATAGTCGCGCTCGTGCGGCTCGTGCCGCGCGTCATCCGATGACGCACGGCGCACGGCCCGCCGGGAGGCGGCGCGAGCTCCGGCGACGGCGTGGCGGCCGCGGTTCTCGCAGGTGCCGGCCTGCAGAATGGGCCGAATGAGGGGAAAAGGACGGACAGGGCTCGCACTCGGTCTCGCGACGGCGATAGGCGGAGTCGGAATCTTCGCGGCGGTCGGGCTCTTCTCATTCGTGAACGCGCTGCCCGACGCCGATGCGGCCGACTGGTCGGAGCCTCAGTCGCGGCCGAGTGTCGAGTTCGCGACACCGGCCCACGCGCCGCGCCCGGCTGAGCCGGCCGAGCATCCATACCTCGCCGACCCCGGCTGGCTCGCGCAAACCGCCGCCGTGACCGGCATTCCCGAGCGCGCGCTGGCGGCGTACGCGGCCGCCGACCTTCGCGTCGCCGACGAGCTCGGCTGCGCCGTCGGTTGGAACACGCTCGCCGGAATCGGCTGGGTCGAGAGCTATCACGGCACGATCCATGGCAGCGCGATCGACGCCGACGGCGTGGCCCGCCCGAGCATCGTCGGCATCCCGCTCGACGGCACGAACGGCACCATGGCGATCCCCGACACCGACGGCGGCGAGCTCGACGGCGACACCGAATGGGATCGGGCGGTCGGACCCATGCAGTTCATCCCGGAGACCTGGTACCTGTGGGGCGCGGATGCGACGGGCGACGGGCACGCGAGCCCCCACAGCATCGATGACGCGGCGCTGACCGCCGCCCACTACCTCTGCCGGCTCGACGGCACGCTCGAGACCGAGAACGCCTGGATCGCGGCGATCCGCTCGTACAACAACACGCTCGAGTATCAGCAGCGCGTCGCATCGGCCGCCGAGCGCTATGCAGAGGACGCGACGGCGGTCGGATCCTGATCCCGCGCCGCCCCACCTCCGACACGCCCGCCGCGAACCCCGGCGTGGTCGATGGTCAGGTGCCGCTCATGCCCTTCAGAGCAACTTCAAGACTGGGGCATACCTCAATACCCGAGGATGAGGTCGTCGCGCACGGTGCCCGCGGCGGAGCATCCCACGACGTACGGCACCTCGGTGCACGGCACACACTCGCGAAAGGCTCGACATGACCCGCTTCGACGACGCCTACCCCTTCGACCTCGACAACCAGATCGAACGCACGACCGTTCGCTTCCCCGATCGACTCGGCCGCGACGTGACCGCCGAGCTCTACCGGCCCAAGGCGATCGACGAGTCGGTGCCGCACAGGGGCCTCGTGGTCGGCGCGCCCGACGCGATTCCCGGGGCGCCGGCGCCCCGACGCGATGCGCACCGGCTCGCGCGGCGCGGCGTCGTGGCCCTCCTGATCGTGCCGGATGCGTCGCTCGATGCGACCGCGCTCAACGCCGGCGCCAGGTATCTCAGGACGCTGCCGTACGTCGACGGCGGCCGTGTCGGCACCGTCGGCATGCTGACCCCCGTCGCGATGGCCTGAGTCGCGACCGTTCGACCTCCCACATCCGCGTCCGCGCCTCACTCCATGACGATGACCGCCCGCCCCGTGATCTCGCCGTTCGCGAGCGCTCGGTAAGCGGCGTCGGCGTCGTCGAGCGGGTAGTGGCGCGTCACGACGCCCGTCGCGTCGAAGGCGCCGGAAGCGGCGAGGTCGACGACCGCCGGTAAGTCGCGGCGGGTGCGCGCGCCGAACGAGCCGGTGATGGTGTAGCCGCGTCGCACGATCGGCGTGATCTCGAGCTCGGCCGTCGCCCGGCCGGCGGCGATCCCGATGGCGACCATCCGGCCGCCGTCGGCGAGCATGTCGACAGCCTGACGGAAGGTCGCCGGCCAGCCCAACGCCTCGAACGCCACGTCGACCCCGCGCCCGTCCGTGATCTCTCGAACGCGAGCCGGAGCATCCGTCGTCATGGAGTTGATCGTGTGTGTCGCGCCGAGGCGCATCGCCGCCTGCAGCTTGTCATCGGCAACGTCGATCGCGATGATCGGGTCTGCGCCCGCCGCCCTGGCGACCTGCAGCACGCCACTGCCGACGCCGCCGACCGCGACGACGGCGACGGCATCGCCCGGCTCGACGTGCCCGGCACGGTGGACGGCGCCGTACGAGGTGAAGGCGGCGCAGCCGAGGATCGCCGAGGCGATCGGGTCGAGCGCGGGCGGGAGCTTCGTGAGGGCAGCGAGCGGCACGACCGCGTACTCGGCCAGCCCGCCCATGGAGTACATGGCGAGAAACGAGCCGTCAGGCATCGATAACCGGCTCTCGCCGTCGTAGAGCGTGCCGCGCAGGCGGTTCTGGCCGAAGAAGTTCGCGCAGAGGTCGTCGCGGCCGCGGCGGCAGGCGTCGCACTCGGTGCAGGGCATGATGAAGGCGCCGACGACGTCGTCGCCGATCGCGAGGGTGGTGTCGGCATGCTCCGCGTCGCCGAACGCGACGATCGTGCCGCTGATCTCGTGGCCGAGGACGGCGGGCCGCGGAAACGCGACCTCGCGCTTGATGACGTGCAGGTCGGTGTGGCACACGCCGCACGCCCGCACCTTGACGAGGGCCTCACCGGTCCGCGGCGCGGGCATGGGCACCTGCACCACCTCGAGCGAGGACTCGTCGCCGAGCAACACCGCGGCCCGCATCGTCTCCGTCATGGCACGCTCCTCGTCGATCGCACTCCGCATCCCGCTCAACTGTCTCCGACGACGCACGCCGCGGCAAGGCCGAATCCGGAGGACGAAAAGCCGCGTGGGGCGCGCGGACGCCGTGCGAGATCTGGCCGATCGGCCGAAGTGGAGCATCCGGCGCGCGCGTCAAGATCGATTCCATGCGGAAATCGAAGAATGCCCGTCCACCTCAGATCGGCCGTCGCCCCGCGGCGACCGGGTCCGGGCCGCGCGGTCAGTGGACAATACTGGCCGGGCTGCTCGTGTTGTCCATCATCCCCTCGGTGGCAGGCGGGATGCGCGTCGGCGAAATCACCTCGGACACTCCTGTGACCCCCGAGAACGCCAGGTTCATAACGCTGCCGCTGCCCGTGCTGCTGCACATCGTCGCCGCCGTCGTCTTCTCGTTCCTTGGCGCGTTCCAATTCGTCCCGGCGCTGCGGCACAGGGCGCCCCGCTGGCATCGGTTCGCCGGTCGCTTCCTGGTCGTGCCGTCAGGCGTGATCGTCGGGGTAACCGGCATCTGGATGACGGCCGTGTACGACTTCCCGCCCTTCGACGGCCCGTGGCTCGCGGTGACGCGTCATATCGTCGGTGCGCTCATGCTGGCATTCCTTGCGCTCAGCGTCGTCGCCGTTTCCCGACGAAACGTGTTCACGCACGGCAACTGGATGATCCGCGCCTACGCTCTCGGAATGGGCGCGGGCACCCAGGTGCTCACCTCGGGCCCGCCCGCCATCCTGTTCGGTGCCCCTGACGAGTTCTGGCGCACCGTGCAGATGGCCGCGGGCTGGGCCATCAACGCGGTCGCGGCTGAGCTCATCATCGCCTGGCGCAAGCGGCGCCGGGCCGATCGGCAGCGTTTCAACGTCGAGATCGGTGGTGCGGCGCACTCCCTCGAGCCGTCGGATGCGCGGACGCCGGCGCGGCCGAGCGACCCCGAACCGGTGGCGCCTTCGGGCCGTGGCGCGCCCGAACGGAGTGCCGCGACCCGAACGCGATAGGGCATGGTGAGCGGTATGCCGAGCGTGCGCGCAACCCTGTCGTCTTTGTGGCAGCGTCCTGCCGCCGCGGGTGCGACGGGCCCGCGGGTGCGCGACGGCGTCCTCACTGGAGTGCTGGCGGTGCTCGCGGTCGTCGAGGGTGCGCTGCGCACGGATCTCGCGTGGCCCGTGGCGACGACGGCAGTCGCGCTCGCCTCGCTCGCCGGCTTGCCGTGGCGCCGGTCGCGCCCGCTCGTGGTCGTCGCGTGGCTGACCTCGGTGTCGGCCGGTTTCGGCATCGCGCGGTGGGCAGCGGGCGGCGAGCAGAACGCACTCGCTGTGATGCTCGTGCTCGTCGCCGTGCCGTACGCGCTGTTCCGATGGGGAGCGGGGAGGTCGCAGGTCGTCGGGGCCTGCGTCCTTACGGCGGGACTCGCGTTCTCCCTGGCTCTGGGCACCGAGGGACTCGACGGAGCGATTGCCGGGGTCGCGGCGATCGGGGGCGCCTGCCTCATCGGCGCGATGCGCCGCCAGCGCGTTGAGGCGCGGGCGCGGGAGCTGGAGCACGCGAGGATGCGGGAGCGCGAGGCGCTCGCCCGCGACCTGCACGACACGGTTGCGCATCGCGTTTCGGCGATCGCGATCAGGGCACAGGTGGCGAGGGCGGTCGGGCTGGGAAGCCGGACGGCGTCGGACGGGGGAGCGCATGCACCGGCCGCGACAGCGGTCCTGACGGAATCGCTCGAGGTGATCGAGCGCGAGGCTCAGGCCGTGCTCGAGGAGACGCGCGCGCTCGTGCGGGTGCTGCGCAGCACCGACGGCGCTGACGCGTCCATCGCTCGCAGCGCGCTCGCCGCAGCGGACCTCTACGGGCCGACACCCGGACTCGCCGAGCTCGAGGCGCTCGCGACCGATGGCCCGCCGCTCGTGCTGGTGCGGGTCGATGCGCCCGGTGAGGTGCCGGCGCTCGTCGCGACGACGCTCTTCCGCGTCGCCCAGGAGGGGGTCACGAACGCCAGACGCCACGCGCGGGGCGCGACCCGTGTCGAGGTCGACGTCCGGGCGCGCGGCGACGACGTCTGCATCACCGTGGGCGATGACGGCGCCGTCTCCCGCCCGGGGTCAGGGCGGGGCTACGGGCTGCGCGGCATGCGCGAGCGGGTTGCGCTGCTCGGTGGCACTTTCTCGGCCGGCTTCGCGCACCCGGGATCGCTGGGCGGGGACGGGCCCGCGCCTGTTGGGGGTGACGGCCCAGCTCCGGGAGGCTGGGTCGTATCGGCGTCGATTCCGCGTCGCTCGTCCGAGGCCACGGTATGAGGGCCGCAGCGGGCGACGGGGCGAGCGGCACGATCCGCGTGCTCGTCGCTGACGACCACGAATCCGTGCGCACGGGCCTGCGTCTACTGCTCGAGTCGACGCCGGGCATCCAGGTGGTTGGCGAGGCCGCCGACGGTGAGCAGGCGGTCGCGAAAGCGCGTGCGACGCGCCCCGACGTGGTGCTCATGGACATCCGGATGCCCCGCCTCGACGGCATCGAGGCCACGCGCATGCTTGCGGGCCCGGACGTCGACGAGCCGATCGCGGTCGTTGTCATCACCACCTTCGACCTCGACGAATATGTCTACGGTGCGCTTCGCGCCGGGGCCAGGGGGTTCCTGCTGAAGGATGCCGGCCCTGTGCTGCTCGCCGAGGCAGTGCGGGCCGCTGCGGACGGCGAGGCACTCATCTCCCCGAGGATTACCGTGCGCCTGCTCACCGAGTTCGCCTCCCCGCACGGGCGCTCGGCGGGCGGCCCCGCCGGCACGCGGCACGGCCCCTCTCGCCCCCGCCCCGTCGACCCAGTCGAGCCGTTGACCGATCGTGAGGAGGACGTGCTCCGCCTGCTCGCCGAGGGGCTCACGAACACGGAGATCGGCGCGAGGCTGCACGTGTCGCTCGGCACCGTCAAGACGCACATCGGCGGTCTGCTCGCGAAGCTCGGCCTGCGTAACCGCGTCGAGGCCGCGATGTGGGCGCACGAGACGGGGCGCGTCGGCGGCTGAGCCGCCCCGCCTCAGCGCCCGCGCGCCGCCTGCGCCGCCATGAGCGTCACGAGCTCGTAGACGGTGTGGCTCGCGGCGATGCCCGTGGTCTGCGCGTGGTCGTAGGCAGGGGCGACCTCGACGACGTCGGCGCCGACGACTCGGCGGTCAGTGAGACTGCGTAGCATGCGCAGCAGCTCGCGGCTCGTGAGCCCGCCCGCCTCCGGCGTACCCGTGCCGGGCGCGTGGGCCGGGTCGAGCACGTCGATGTCAACCGACACATAGACGGGCGCGCCGCCGATCCGCGTGCGGATTCGCTCGATTGCGGCCGCGACGCCGTGCTCCTCGATGAACTCGCTCGTGACGATCGAGAACCCGAGCCGCTCGTCGTCCTCCAGGTCTCCCTTCGAGTACAGCGGACCGCGCGTGCCGACGTGGCAGCTCGCCGTCAAGTCGATGAGACCCTCCTCGCTGGCGCGGCGGAAGGGCGTGCCGTGCGTGATCGGCGCGCCGAAGTACGTGTCCCACGTGTCGAGGTGCGCGTCGAAGTGCAGCACCGCGACGGGGCCGTGCTGTTTCGCAACGGCCCGCAGCAGCGGCAGCGCGATCGTGTGGTCGCCGCCGATCGTGATGATGCCCGAGACTCGCTCCGCGAGCCGCAGCACCGCCTGTTCGAGGTCGGTGACCGCCTGGTCGATGTCGAACGGGTTCACGGCGATGTCGCCCGCGTCGACCACCTGGGCGGCCGCGAACGGCGAGACGTCCTGCGCGGGGTTGTAGGGGCGCAGCAGGCGCGACGACTCGCGCACGTGCGACGGGCCGAACCTCGCGCCCGGCCGGTAGCTCACGCCCGTGTCGAACGGCACGCCGACGACGGCGAGGTCGGCCCGCTCGACGTCCTCGAGGCGCGGCAGTCTCGCGAAGGTGGCGATGCCGGCGTAGCGGGGCACCACCGACGAGTCGACGGGGCCGATCGGCTCGGGGAACCCGTTTCGATCGGCGGCCGCCGGAGCGGCGGTGGGGTCGGTCGCTTCGGTCACGGCATGCTCCTCTCATCGGCGCCCGCCCACGCGGGTACCACCTGGTCATGCGGAATGTGCACGAGCTGCACACCGCCCGCGGCCACGGCGGCAGCGATCTGCGGGCCGATGTCGTCCCAGTCCTCGGCCCGGCGCCCCGTGGCGCCGAAGGCGTCAGCGAGCGCGACCCAGTCTGGCTGCGCGAGCTCGACGCCGATCGGCGGGATGCCGCGATCGGACTGGTTCTCGCCGATCTCGCCGTAGCCGCCGTTGTCGACGCACACGACCGTGAGATCGAGGCCCTGCTCGATTGCCGTTGCGAGCTCGTTCACGCAGAACATGAGCGCGCCGTCGCCGATCACGGTGATGACCGGCCGCCGCTCCCCGCGCTCGTCGAGGGCGACCCGGGCGCCGATCGCTGCTGGCAGGCCGTAGCCGAGCGTCGCGTACGTCGGCGTGTAGAGCAGCGAGTGCGGCCGCGATTGCCGCAGCACGTTCGCGAGGCCGAGGTAGACGATCTGCGACGAGTCGCCCGCCACGACCGCGTCGGCGGGCATCGTGCGTGCGATCTCCTCCGCGAGGGCGACGGTCGAAGGGTGGATGCCCCTGGTCTCGCCGGCGATGGCGGCGCGGAGGTCGACCAGGTCGGGCAGTGCGCGCGCGCCCTCGGTCGCGGTGCCGTCCGCCGCCACGGGGAGCGGGACCAGTGAGCCGAGCAGCGCCTCGAGGACGTCCCGGCTGTCGCCCGCGATGCCGATCTCGGCATCCAGGTTCTTATGAAGCTGCGACGCCTCGAGGTCGACACGGATCACGCGACCACGCGCGTCGAGTCGTGGCACCCACAGCTCGGCCTCGCCGAGCTTCGAGCCGACGACGAGCAGCACGTCGGCGGTCTCCGCGACCTCGCGGGCGGCGGCGAGCCGCAGGTTCGCGCCGAGCGCGAGGGGATGGTGCTCGTCGAGAGTGCCCTTGCCGTTGATGGTCGTGAGCACGGGCGCGCCGAGCCGCTCCGCAAGCGCGCGCAGCTCGGCGGCGGTCCCCGTGGCGCCGCCGCCGGCGACGATGACGGGGGAGTCGGCCTCTGCGAGGAGCGCGGCGGCGGCGGCAACGGCATCCGCGTCGATCGCGGGGCGCTCCGGCGCCGGCCGCGCGGCCCTGGCGGAGGCTGGTACCTCCTCACTCGCCGGCGCCTCGAGCACGTCGAGGGGGATCTCGAGGTGCACGGGCCGTGGGCGACGCGTCGCGAATAGGGCGAACGCGTCGTGCACCGCCTCGACGGCCTCGGCGGCCGTGTGCGCGCGCCGCGACCACTCGGCGACGGCGCCGGCCATCGCCGTCGCGTCCTTCGTCTCGTGCAGGGTGCCGCGGTCGGCGAACTCGTCGCCGATCGCGGCACCGGGCGAGATGACGAGCAGGGGTCGCGATTCGCAGAACGCGGTGCCGACCGCGCTCATCGCGTTCTGCAGCCCGGGCCCGGACGTCGTGATGACCACGCCAGGCAGTCCGCGCTGCTGGGCCCAGCCGTCGGCGCCGTACCCGGAGCCCTGCTCGTGCCGGTTGGTGACCGCGCGGATGCCGAGCTCGGCGAGCGGTCGGTACAGCTCGAGGTTGTGCGTGCCCGGAATGCCGAACACGGTCGTCACCCCGTACGCCCGGATCGTCTCGAGCACAGCCCGGCCCGTCGTGTCGCGGTAGCGCTCGGCGACCGCGGCGTGCGGCTGCTCGGCCGTCACGCGTCGCCCCTCCGCTGAACGCCGCCGACCCAGGTCTGCCGCACCTCGATCGCGCTGATGCGGTCGGGCGCCACCTCGAGCGGGTCGTCGCCGAGCACGGCGAAATCGGCGTACTTTCCTGGCTCGAGCGACCCGAGATCGTCTTCGCGGCCGAGCGAAACGGCGCCCTCGTACGTGTGCGCTCGAAGCGCCGCGCGCGCCGAGATGCGGAGCGCATCCGGCCCCAGGCGGTGACCCGCGCGCGTCACGCGCGTGACGGCCGTCTGGATCGCCTCGAGCGGGTTCGGGTCGGCGACGGGCGCGTCCGACGAGATCGTCGTCGGCACGCCGGCGGCCTCGAACTCGCCGAGCGGGTTGAAGCGTTCACCCGGCGTGCCGATGGCCTGCTCGACGCCCTCGCCCCAGTTGTAGTAGTGCTGGGGCTGGTTGACCGGCCGGATGCCGGCCCTCGCGAAGCGCTCGATCTGCTCGGGCGTCGGCAGCCCGCAGTGCTCGATGCGGTGGCGCGCGTCGGGCTCCGGACGCTCGGCCAGTGCCGCCTCGATCGCCTGGGTCACCATCTCAATGGCGGTCGGCGACTGCGCGTGCGTCGCGGTCTGCAGCCCGGCGGCGTGCGCCCGGCGAATGAGCTCGGCGTAGTCGGCGGGCTCGTGGTAGAGCTGGCCTGTCCGGCACGGGTCGCCGACGTAGCCGTCCGGGAAGTACGCGGTCCACCCGCCGAGCGTGCCGTCGGCGTAGAACTTGATGCCGGCGAAGCTCAGGTACGCATTGCCGAACTGGCCGACGAGCCCCATCTCCAGGGCCTCGTCGAGCAGGTGCGACAGCAGGTACATCGACACGCGCACGTCGAGGCGATCGGTCTCGGCGAGGCGGAGGTACATGTCGAACTCACGGCGCGTGACCTGCAGGTCGCCGATCGTCGTGACGCCCGCCGCGAGGAACCGTTCGGTCGCGGCGTCGAGCTGCCGCAGGTGCTCGTCCGGCTCATCGGCCAGGTGGAAGTTCGGACCGTGGTGGCCGATCTTCACGCCGTGCATGCCCGTGAGGATGTTGCAGGCCGCATCGGACAGCTCGCCCGTGAGCTCGCCGTCCCCGTCGCGGAAGAACACGCCACCTTCCGGGTCCGGGGTCTCCCGGCCGACACCGTTCGCCTCCAGGGTGTACGAGTTCACGACGCCCCCGTGGCCGGAGGCGTTCATGAGGTACACCTCCCGGTCGGTTGCGACCTCGTCGAGCTCGAATCGGGTCGGGTGGCGCTGCTCGGCGAGGTTGCGGTGCTCGTAGCCGTAGCCGCGAACGGGCCGGCCCTCGGGGACGCGACCGGCGGCATCCCGCAACCGCGAAACGATCTCGGGGATGCTCGCGGCCTTGCTCGGGCCGCAGTCGACCCACGTCATCATCTGCCCGAACATGAGGGGATGCGCGTGGGCGTCGACGAAGCCGGGGACCACGACGGCGTCGCCGAGGTCGGCGCGCTCCGGCGCCAGCCCCGACGCGGCTGCCGCGGCCTCGCACGCGTCGAGGTCGCCGACCGCGACGATGAGGCCCCGGTCGATGAGCATGGCCGTCGCCGTCGAGTCGGTGCGGTCGAGGGTGTGGATGCGCCTGGCCGTCACGAGGCGCGCCTCGGTCTGCCGTGGGCGGTCGAAGGGCGCGAGCTTCCTCATGCGGGCCGTCCCCGCGTCGCGTCGGGCGATGCAGCCTGGTGTTCGGGCTCGACGTCGTCCTCCAGCTGCGGCGCGAAGTAGGTGCAGATCGCTCCGACCACGGCCATGCCGGCAATCATGAAGATGACCGACCAGATCGTCCCGGTCCAGCCGAGCAGCTGCGTCGCGAACCATGGCGAGAACCCGGCCCAGATGGCGGCGCCGATGCCATAGGCGAGCGCGATCGACGTGTAGCGCGCCTGCGGCGGGAACATCTGGGCGAGGAGCGCCGCGATCGGCGCGTAGGTGGCGCTCATGGCGATGCGCACGAGCGAGGCGAGCAGGAACACGAGTGCTTCGATCCCGGTTGGCATGATGAGCATGAAGACCGCGAACACCACCGCCGATGAGGCGAGACCGAGGTACATGATCGTCTTCCTGCCCCACTTGTCCCCGAGCCAGGCGATCGGGAGGGTCACGAGGAACTCGACGAACGAAGCGATCGTCATGGCGTCGAGGATCAGCTGTTCGCTCAGGAGCACCGGTTCGCCGGTCGCGTAGGCCGTCGCGAAGGTCGTCGCGAGGTAGTAGCCGCCCGTCGAGATGGGGATGAGTCCGATGCCGAGCAGGATCGGCAGCCAGTTCGAGCGCACTGCCACGAAGAGGGGCGTCGACTGTGGTGCGCCCTTCGCCTTCTCGGCGCCCACCTGCTGTTCGAAGACGGGCGACTCCTCGACGCGGTAGCGCACCCAGAAGCCGACGGCGACGAGCAGGATGGAGACGATGAAGGGGATGCGCCAGCCGCCGTCGATGATGAACGTGTCGCCGGCGCGGGACATGATTGCGAAGATCCCCGAGGCGAGCAGCGCGCCGGCCGGGTTGCCGAGCTGCGTGAAGCCGCCG
It contains:
- a CDS encoding four-helix bundle copper-binding protein, with the translated sequence MSTFEMLNTHPAEIDLDRDLLARTIDSLVACAQACTVCADACLSEESVAELRRCIRTDLDCADICAATARVLSRQTGDAAVLRAQLQACVQACSSCGDECEAHAGHHEHCRICAEACRACEQACTELLAAIG
- the argG gene encoding argininosuccinate synthase, whose amino-acid sequence is MSKVLSALPVGERVGIAFSGGLDTSTAVAWMRENGAIPCTYTADIGQYDEPDIESVPGRAGEYGAELARLIDAKAALVEEGLVALQCGAFHIRSGGKTYFNTTPLGRAVTGTMLVRAMKDDGVDIWGDGSTYKGNDIERFYRYGLMANPDLRIYKPWLDAKFVSELGGRQEMSEWLVARGFPYRDSAEKAYSTDANIWGATHEAKKLEDLDASVELVTPIMGIAAWRDDVEVKTEDVAVRFEGGRPVAINGVEYADAVALVYEANEIGGRHGLGVSDQLENRIIEAKSRGIYEAPGMALLHIAYERLLNAIHNEDTVANYHNEGRRLGRLMYEGRWLDPQSLMLRESLQRWVGSAVTGEVTLRLRRGDDYTILDTTGPALSYAAEKLSMERVGNAAFGPDDRIGQLTMRNLDIADSRQRLEQYAAQGIIGGPTAELVGRLEPGHAAHILGAVETSSAADEALDRATDAVSEAAAFDSGTD
- a CDS encoding arsenic resistance protein, yielding MERHQAGLYLAALAAGAGVGLTAPQVARPAEVAVTPVLGLLLYATFVGVPFARLGGALRDWRFLATTLLVNFVAAPVIVFALSRFVAHDRALLIGVLFVLLTPCIDYVIVFSGLAGGASDRLLAAAPVLLLGQMALLPLYLWMFAGADVVAGIDPAPFLEALVLLIVLPLAAAVATQLVAARSRPGALVRSGATAAMVPLMMLTLAVVVASQVRGVGERFGALLVVVPIFVAFAAIMVVIGAGASRLATLDTAGRRATVFSGATRNSLVILPLALALPHEYDLAPLVVVTQTLVELVIIVALVRLVPRVIR
- a CDS encoding lytic murein transglycosylase; protein product: MRGKGRTGLALGLATAIGGVGIFAAVGLFSFVNALPDADAADWSEPQSRPSVEFATPAHAPRPAEPAEHPYLADPGWLAQTAAVTGIPERALAAYAAADLRVADELGCAVGWNTLAGIGWVESYHGTIHGSAIDADGVARPSIVGIPLDGTNGTMAIPDTDGGELDGDTEWDRAVGPMQFIPETWYLWGADATGDGHASPHSIDDAALTAAHYLCRLDGTLETENAWIAAIRSYNNTLEYQQRVASAAERYAEDATAVGS
- a CDS encoding dienelactone hydrolase family protein is translated as MTRFDDAYPFDLDNQIERTTVRFPDRLGRDVTAELYRPKAIDESVPHRGLVVGAPDAIPGAPAPRRDAHRLARRGVVALLIVPDASLDATALNAGARYLRTLPYVDGGRVGTVGMLTPVAMA
- a CDS encoding zinc-binding dehydrogenase translates to MTETMRAAVLLGDESSLEVVQVPMPAPRTGEALVKVRACGVCHTDLHVIKREVAFPRPAVLGHEISGTIVAFGDAEHADTTLAIGDDVVGAFIMPCTECDACRRGRDDLCANFFGQNRLRGTLYDGESRLSMPDGSFLAMYSMGGLAEYAVVPLAALTKLPPALDPIASAILGCAAFTSYGAVHRAGHVEPGDAVAVVAVGGVGSGVLQVARAAGADPIIAIDVADDKLQAAMRLGATHTINSMTTDAPARVREITDGRGVDVAFEALGWPATFRQAVDMLADGGRMVAIGIAAGRATAELEITPIVRRGYTITGSFGARTRRDLPAVVDLAASGAFDATGVVTRHYPLDDADAAYRALANGEITGRAVIVME